Part of the Cryptococcus neoformans var. grubii H99 chromosome 2, complete sequence genome is shown below.
GTACCTCTATGCCCTTCAAAACTCCCTCAATGTCGACGATGGGCCTACCGCCCTTACTGACTTTTCTACTCCTGCCGAGCAACAGGCTTTGAAAAAGCTTCTGGGTGAGACATTTGAATGGTTAGGCGAGAATGATGAAGTCGCAGAGGAGCCCAACTTGAGGAGAAAGTTAGCAGAACTTGAGGGATTGGAGAGGCCCGTCGTCTTCAGGTACAACGAGTACCGTGCGAGGGATAAGGCCGTCGCCGACTTCCAGCAGGCCATGCTTCTTGCTCGTGCCTTCCTCATTGACGCTCAAGCTAACTACACGAAAGCTATGGAAGCTGCTGCCACAGCTACTCCCGAGGACCCCGTGGCTCCTCCCAAGCatacagaagaagagttgaagGGTGTCGAAGCCCTCTTGAAAGAGTACACTCAGTTCATCGatgaaaagatgaaggtgcaAGTAACTCTGGACCAAGACAAGACTAAGGACCCGGTCATCACAGTCAGAGaactggaggagaagggaaggagactCCAAGCCACTGTAAGTGCCTCAGCATCAATATTTAAGATTGGCTAACATCTTTACAGATCTTGACTCtccagaagaaaaagaccCCTCGTAAGCCTCGACCGACCACGTCTTCGTCCTCTGCAACGAGCTCTACCACTCTCGCCTCCCCTACCGACCACGATCCTTCCCCTGACGTTACCGAGTCCCCATCTGACGTCTCTTCAACAACCTTGGCTTCACCGACTGATCATGGACCTTCATCAGAGACGTCATCGGCCGCACCTACTGAGGGCTCAGATGCACCTAGACATGAGGAGCTGTAGTGTAGCATAGAAAAAAATCATGAATCATGAATCAACAATGAAAATACTACCTAAGTTCAAGTGGATGACATACATGGACATTGGTCTGCATTGGTTAGTAGCCTAAGATACACATTTCCTAAGGTTCATTTCCTCCCACCTAACTTTCCAGCCAATTCGGCTCTCAAAAGATCCTCCTTCGATTTGGCTTCCAAGCCACTTTGACTCCTGAGTTCGTTGATAACATCTTTTGTCTTGCCAAAGTAGACAGCGGAAAGAAGGTTGCGCATCTTGATCTCCATGTCTTCAACTATCCGGCCAATATTGCTAATGTGCCCTTGAGGAGTCGTTAAGGGATAATCAATCTCGGCCTACCACCAGAGTCAGCCCAATATTGATAGACATGTCCAAAGCATGTATTAACATACCTGTCTTGTCATGCTGCCGCTCAAAGTTACCcctcctttgccttcgctaTCTTCAAGCCCCTTACTCTCAGCCTTGGCAAGGGTAGCAGTCTCGAGGACAAGCATCACAGTACTCGTCAGCTTGTACTTGGCTGAACGGCCGCGTTCATGGCATTCGAATACGTGGAGAGAGTCCCAGGACCCGCCTGACGCAGTGGGGACATCTGATTGGGATTGAAGAGCTTCGTGGAAGTCAGTTACACAACTTCTCCAATACATAGTTTATCCAAAAGCTTACACTTCTTGACGAGAACAACACCGGCGAAAttcatctcctttccttggggctcatcatcaaggtCCCACAAGTAAACGCTGGATACACCGCCTTCAAAGTACATCTCGCGATAAGTGTCGAATGCCGCATTCAGCTGGACCTCGAGCTCTCTaagtggtggagatggagtaGGTCCGGGGACTGGCTCGGGGAGGTAGTTGTTTGTCCATGGCGATCTGCCAAGTTAGTGTCAGAATGAGCCAAAGACTTTTCACAAAAAACGAATAGACGAACCGGAACGAATCACCATCACGATTGTAATCGCAACCCAAAAACTCTCTCCCCTTGTCTTCATCTACAAGGACCTTTAAAGGCTGATCGACGTTACCAAGTAAATCATCGGCGTATTCAGGAGCGAGATCACAAAGCGCCTTGACGTTCTCTTCCACGCGTGTGGGAGGCAAACGTCGGAGAAGGTCGAGGAGTGAGTCAAAGATCTCTGTGAGGTGGTAAGTGACAGTGAGCCCGGTGAGTACTCACGGTCTTGGTCTGCCATTTTGTGGATTGCCTTTGTTGAAATCGCTGTCGAGGTCGTTTTCTCCATCAACTGCTTTGTTGTCGTTGCCTCGATAAGCGTCATCGTCACTTCTATCAGTTACGTAATTATTATCTGTGGATTTCCGGTGGAGGCGTGTACTCGGTCCGGTTCAAAGAAAGagttcttcatcgtctgcGCATCGACTTGTTCATCCCATCGTTCTTTCCAGTTTTGGGCAACAAAAAGGTTCTATACCCTCAAAAGGAATGTCTTCGGCGTGTCGCATATCGAAATGTCTGTCTCTCAGAGCTTTATCCACTCCGATTCGCCCAAAGATCACCTTTAGAGCGACCCCACCATCTTGCCGCTGTCGGACATTCCTCTCTCGCCGCCGGACATCATTCTGGGCACCATCATACCCAGAGAGCAAGCCCCTTGCGAGCACTTTACAAGTACCATTCACTCCACCGCCCCCCACTGACAATGGTGACGGACACTTATCTGAGGAGACTAGGCCAGAAGTAATAGTGGCGGAACCTAGGGACAAAAAAAATCGATATCTGAATAGCTTGATGGAGAAAGCTGGGGAACTGAGCTTGAAGTGCTCTATATTAGACGCGGAGGGCAACTGGGGAACCGAAGGGCAAAAGTACACAAAGTTAGAGCTATGTCGGGAATATGACCTGGATGTGAGTAGATTACATGACTGCATGGCATGTACTGACCAAATATTAAGCCCCGAGATCTTCGTAAACTAGattccctctctcccagTCTTGTCCCTGTGATCCTCACTCGGAAAACTTGTATTCTTATATCAATGCTTCATTTTAGGGCCCTTATCAAGCCCGACAGTGTGATTGTATTCGATTCATCACACGCACACAAAGATGTCACAAGAAGGTTCAAATATCACTTGGAGAGGAATATTAAAGCCGGGTTGGGGATAAAGGATGGCgaagtggatgaggaaaagTGTGATGAGATTGTGCTGAGCTATGAGCATAGGTCAGTCCATTGTTGTACTGCAGAGATTTGAGCTGATCGAATCAGGGCTCTGGAGTCGATATTAGTGGTAACCGCCAATGcattggaggaggaaatggcTTTCAGCAGGCATATCGTCCAGCAACTATTGGCTGATCTCGAAGACCACATCGATCGGGAAAACTTGAAAAAACTTTTGCATTACTCCAAGAAGATTGCGGCTTTCCAAAGCCGAGCGCGTTATGTCAAGAGCGCCGTCGATGAACTGCTTGATTCTGGTAAGCATTTCGTTTtcgccttttttttccgtGTCGCAGCACCTGATTTAAGACCAGATGAGGATCTTTCCGCAATGTATCTTACATCGAGGGCGCAGGGACGGCCGCGTGCGTTGCACGACCATGAACAGCTTGAGCTTTTACTCGAGAGCTTCGTGAAGCAAGTGGAAGAGATTGTCAGTGAGGTTGATACTACTGTCGTAcgttcttccttccctctccttgtATAGCTTGCCAATAAATCgttcgtcttcttcaccactAGATTAATATGCAATCGACGCAAGAAATTGCCGAGTTGATGCTCGATTCCGGTCGGAACGCTCTCCTTGCGCTTGATATCAAAATCTCAATAGCAACACTAGGCATCGGTTCGGGAGCTCTCCTCGCAGGTTTATTCGGTATGAACGTAtgtttttcttccctttaCTATCAAAACTGCTGTTGATTAAactttccttccctccctcctccagtTAACAACACAGCTCGAAGAAACGCCCTATGCTTTCGCCGTCATCTCGTCTACCGCCTTCTTGGTCACCCTCCTTATCACAGCGTACGGTCTCCGTACCCTCCGCCGCGTTCGAAGGGTTGCCCTTTCGGGCCGAAATCCTGCGGTCCTCTCCTCTGTCCTCGGTTCAGCTTCGTGGGACTCGAGCGTGGCCCAGTTTTCGCAAGGTTTCGACCCGGCATTGGTTGATATGCGCACGGAAATGGCCAAGCGCGCGATATGGGAGAGATTGTGGTGGGGCAGTaagaggaaagagttgggggaaggagaaaagtggaggaaagCATACACGTATGCGAGCGCGAGGAaagagcaggagaagagaaaatggGGGAGACTACCCGGTGGGACAACGAGATAATTTGCTCTCATGTTTTCCCACTATTATGGCGGGGATTTTTAGGGATATCAGAATGCTCCAAAAGTTGTCAAAACAATTAGTTAAAATTATAGTCATACATAATAGCGCAATTTTCAGCTTTAAAACAAGTCATCTAGCATAGAAGTTTGTAGCCAAGTCTTTTTTTGTTGCATTTGCATCCCCTCTCatgaaaagagaaaatcaATTTATTACCATGCATCTATATACATTTTGGTCGCTACATCATTAGACAAGATTGATATGCTTTGATTAAGTTTTGGTGAGTGATGGATGCAATGAATGAAATATGAAAAAAAGCCCGGAAAAAAGTAGTCTGCAGATCTATTGTATAGGCTAGTATCATTCACCCGTCAGTCTGAAtttttatcttcttttttttttttggccaGAGAGATTCCTGACTTACAATCCACTGTCCCATAATCGCGACCGGTACCCCCCATGCATCCCTCCTGATCGTCACGCTAAACGCACATTTCATCTCCCTATATTCTTCCCCGATGACTGTCCCCGCATCCGAGCTTGCGCCGTCGTTAAACATATTCTGCTGGGGCAACGCAAGGTCGGGCGTGTAAGGTGCTTGTGGGGGTGGCCCGGAAGTGGCTGATTTAGAAACGTTGTTGGGATTAGCGTTGGTAAGGTGACGCGGTCGGTGGCGCGtaagggaaagggggatATGGAGAGTACAGAGAATAGACATTGCTCTTTGACCTAATTCCTCTTTGTTAGATGACTTGATCCGGGAAGAGTTTCTTACACAGATGATGCGTGAACTTACTAGGGTCGAACGCGATTTTCGCGTATCCTTCCCAATATCTTACCGCGCTGTCTTCATCCATGAGTTCGTAAACACAAAGTTGGCCATCACGGAACATGTATGCAGGAATACCAGTCAGGTTGGAGAACTCTTGGTTGGCTTTTTGGATTTCTCCCGTTCGTCGCCAGATACATGAAGGGGTATGGATAGCTGTCTCAAAGTGTCAGCGATTATCGCAGCGACTTTGCTAGTATGAATGAATGGCTCACAAGCAAAAGCCCTGTCATACTCGAGCATCCATCGCTCCAtagcttcttcaacaaaTACCAAGTCGACATTGGTCAGTGTCCTCGCGATTTGCCTAAACTTTGGCCTGAAGCCAGCAAGAGCAGCAAGGATTCGTCGGCGTGATTCAGGTGAGATGCTCCTCCCAAATGGAGGTACGTTGGGCCCCAAAGCTGCTCGTTTATCAGTTCGAAAAGGGACTAAAACCCGAAgagccaaaaaaaaaagaacgcACGGGCAACAGACAGTCTACCGTTCCTCATTGCGGCCGTAGATCTCTGCGGGCTTTCTTCCGGTATCTCGGACCCGGCACGACTGTCCATCCTGGGTGCCGCCCTTCCAGACTCCATCCACTTGTTCATGCGCTCGTATCCCTTGGCATAGTCGTAAGGCTTGAGTAGACCGGCATCGTACTTGGCCTTGATGACTTGTGCAAGACGAGAGGCACGGGTACCGTTTGGCTGGTCAGCAGCTGCCATGAGGTATTTGTCGCTGTAGACGTTACAGTGTTAGAGGGATATatagagagagagagaaagagaaagaaagactTGCATTCTGGAAATTTGGCCGAGTttgcctttgcccttgttTAGTCCGACAACTTGTGACGCCCCAgacgaaggaaaaagattCGCGTCGGAAGAACTTGCAATGGATAAACTGTTGCCAGCTTCTGGCTTGTCCAGCTGATTcatgaaggaaaggaagtcGTTGGGAAGATTAGGGACACCCAAGTCTTTCATGAATTTGCTACGGGATAAAATGTCAGATGTGCTGGTGGAATACAGGCATGAATTAGCAGCTCACCTCAAAGCAGCCAGCTCCCCGTCCTCTTTGGACGATCCCAATGAAGGCGGACCCATGATACCCGCATCCCCTGGGTTTTGAATCTGTTCCGAAGGAGCTTCGCCGAAAGGGATTTGAGCTGCGCCAGAATCGGGAAGTAATGGCCAGCTGGGGACGAAGTTGGAGTCGGCATACACTGGCATCTGCTGGGACGAGGACGGCACGACCTGGGGTTGATTAAGagactgctgctgctgcgcctgttgttgctgctgttggtGCCGCGAGCCCGTCAGCTGGGTCTTGCTAGACAGGATACGACTCACCTGAGGTTCTTGCTTATGGGGAGACTGCTGAGTATGGGGAGGCGGCGTGCAGTCACGACAGAGATGGGGGATTTCTCGCTTGATACTGCGCACAGCGGTCAGCCACCGTCCACGCTGCAGACTCGCTGCTCACCATCTCTCACAAGGCCGGCCGCCTTCGCACACCATATGGCTGCAAGCCAGTCAGCATCCAGCCCATGCCACACGGACACATCCACCCACCTGCGCCTGCAGTACACACACGCCTTCCCGGCCGACCTCTTCgaccgcttcttctttggctcGTCCGCCTTGCCGTGCTCTTCTGGCTCCTCCTTCACGCCGTGCTTCCGGGCGCCTGCgggcttcttcttctgcgaCGGGCCTGCGCTTTCGGAGGAGTCTGTGGAGGGCTGCTGGCCGTGGGCTGCCTGTGCTGCGTAGTagagctgctgctgctgctgctgctgctggttctGGCTGGCCGGCGCGAAGGTGTAGAGGTCTGACTGCTGCAGGGGAAAGTGGAACCCCTGGAAGCCGCTGGGGGCGTTGTTCTGCATGgcgggggggagggggaggagaggaggaatgtgGCTGAGTAATTGGTTTATGTTTTTATGAATGGCGGGGACGAGGATTGGTCCGAGGACGGGCAAAGTTTATTTGTAATTTGGAGCGCGAAAATACAAATACACAAACACACTATTTGTATTCATCCATCCCATGCATAATCCATGCATAACTCTATATATCCCGCGGCGGAAATACCCGTACAACATGCCGTATACCTCTGAGATGTCTCAGCGTACATCTGTCTTACTCTATGCATTACACCTTGCCAACTGCACGCGTGccattcccatctcctcggCCGCCACGAGCTTTCCCACCCTTTCCACGTCCTTGATTTTCCTCGCCTTGCTTGGCCGTCGGCCCAGCCCCACCCTGCTTATCCTCTCCTCGGCCACCTTGCGCAGCCTGGCCACCCCCTCTGCCTCTccctccgcctccgccgCCTCTTGCTTTCCCGCCGCGTCCACCCCGCCCTCGACCTCTTCCACTCTGGCCCTGCATCTGACCTTGCTGATTGCCCACAGCTCCCTGACCTTCTTGACTTTGCCTAGACTCCTTTGCGATCctcgcttcctcctcgtgCCACCACCTCATGaattcttcctcctgcacTCTTGCCCGCTCTGcttcctgctcttcctcttgaaTTTCCCTCAGACTCTTCGCAGGCTTCCGCGCAAGCGCCTCAGTGGCTTCCCgctcctgctcctggaTCGCCAATAAAGATAAACCTTGTGCGACGGGCGAGACGCTGATCGGTGGAGGGGGGATGAACGTGCTTGGAGTGGACCACGCCGCGGTTGGGGTACTGCTCTTGCGCGGTTGTGCGGCAGGCGCTTGGAGTTTGACAGGGGTAATCACCTTGGCCGAGCCGGAACGTTGAGGGGCGGGAGAAGCCTGAGAGCCTGCACTTCTGCTCAACGTGCTTGCGTTCCCTGGAGATCCCGTTCCGAGACCGGTAGCCGTATGCTGGCGACCTTGCAAAGCAGTAAATGACGTCTTTCTTACTTCAGTCGTCCTCCACGGACCGCCGCCCGTAGAAGGACCAGTCGATGGAGGACTGCGTGCCAGAATACCCTTGGAAGGTGCAGCAGCTCCAGACGCCGGTAACAGGAATCCACTTCGCGTCGCTGACCCATTTCCGAGAGCAGAAGCAACCACAGGCATGGATATAGGCTTCGCAGGCGTCTTGGCAGCCGCAGTCTCCGCCATGATACTCCGCAAATCAGCCTTACCAGTCTCCACAGTCTTTGATTTCCATATCGGTGTCTTGACCGGTGTAGACGAGCCAGACGTGGAACCAGGTTGGAAAGGTGCAGCACCGAGACTAAATGGCGTCATTGACCTCGAGCCCTTATTCGGTGTCCGTACTCCCGATGCACTGGTTGTTGGCGTCGGCACATCATCGTCCATCTGGAAGATACCATCCGCAGCCGATGATTTGTCAGAGACTTCAGCACTG
Proteins encoded:
- a CDS encoding capping protein (actin filament) muscle Z-line, beta gives rise to the protein MEKTTSTAISTKAIHKMADQDQIFDSLLDLLRRLPPTRVEENVKALCDLAPEYADDLLGNVDQPLKVLVDEDKGREFLGCDYNRDGDSFRSPWTNNYLPEPVPGPTPSPPLRELEVQLNAAFDTYREMYFEGGVSSVYLWDLDDEPQGKEMNFAGVVLVKKSLQSQSDVPTASGGSWDSLHVFECHERGRSAKYKLTSTVMLVLETATLAKAESKGLEDSEGKGGVTLSGSMTRQAEIDYPLTTPQGHISNIGRIVEDMEIKMRNLLSAVYFGKTKDVINELRSQSGLEAKSKEDLLRAELAGKLGGRK
- a CDS encoding magnesium transporter codes for the protein MSSACRISKCLSLRALSTPIRPKITFRATPPSCRCRTFLSRRRTSFWAPSYPESKPLASTLQVPFTPPPPTDNGDGHLSEETRPEVIVAEPRDKKNRYLNSLMEKAGELSLKCSILDAEGNWGTEGQKYTKLELCREYDLDPRDLRKLDSLSPSLVPVILTRKTCILISMLHFRALIKPDSVIVFDSSHAHKDVTRRFKYHLERNIKAGLGIKDGEVDEEKCDEIVLSYEHRALESILVVTANALEEEMAFSRHIVQQLLADLEDHIDRENLKKLLHYSKKIAAFQSRARYVKSAVDELLDSDEDLSAMYLTSRAQGRPRALHDHEQLELLLESFVKQVEEIVSEVDTTVINMQSTQEIAELMLDSGRNALLALDIKISIATLGIGSGALLAGLFGMNLTTQLEETPYAFAVISSTAFLVTLLITAYGLRTLRRVRRVALSGRNPAVLSSVLGSASWDSSVAQFSQGFDPALVDMRTEMAKRAIWERLWWGSKRKELGEGEKWRKAYTYASARKEQEKRKWGRLPGGTTR
- a CDS encoding transcriptional regulatory protein; its protein translation is MQNNAPSGFQGFHFPLQQSDLYTFAPASQNQQQQQQQQLYYAAQAAHGQQPSTDSSESAGPSQKKKPAGARKHGVKEEPEEHGKADEPKKKRSKRSAGKACVYCRRSHMVCEGGRPCERCIKREIPHLCRDCTPPPHTQQSPHKQEPQQQQQAQQQQSLNQPQVVPSSSQQMPVYADSNFVPSWPLLPDSGAAQIPFGEAPSEQIQNPGDAGIMGPPSLGSSKEDGELAALSKFMKDLGVPNLPNDFLSFMNQLDKPEAGNSLSIASSSDANLFPSSGASQVVGLNKGKGKLGQISRIDKYLMAAADQPNGTRASRLAQVIKAKYDAGLLKPYDYAKGYERMNKWMESGRAAPRMDSRAGSEIPEESPQRSTAAMRNGRLSVAPLGPNVPPFGRSISPESRRRILAALAGFRPKFRQIARTLTNVDLVFVEEAMERWMLEYDRAFASIHTPSCIWRRTGEIQKANQEFSNLTGIPAYMFRDGQLCVYELMDEDSAVRYWEGYAKIAFDPSQRAMSILCTLHIPLSLTRHRPRHLTNANPNNVSKSATSGPPPQAPYTPDLALPQQNMFNDGASSDAGTVIGEEYREMKCAFSVTIRRDAWGVPVAIMGQWIPIQ